DNA sequence from the Bombus huntii isolate Logan2020A chromosome 16, iyBomHunt1.1, whole genome shotgun sequence genome:
AAGTACTGGAAATATTTCTCGTTTTTGAGTATTCTGGTTGCTTCTTTACGGACACTAAGGACGAATTTGATGAAACATTCAACGCCTACGAATGATAAAAGACCCATAAAGTCTAATCCATCTAAAATTTGATATGTAGAATGAGAAAATAAAACTGTATATTTTTACCTTTGGCATACCAGATTTAATACACTGCGCCAGCATGAtgtcttcctcttcctctgaGAGGCCTAAATTATCCTCGAATGGTGCAGACTTCTTCGACTGATGTTTATTATCCTCAATATATCCTGGCTGACGGTACGACGTagacgatgacgacgatggTTTTCTTGAAGCCGTCACCTTCGATTTCTCCGCGGTTTGCGGCAATGCTTGTCCTATAAGTgttgaaatattcaatttaaccTAGAAGTAATACACAATGgttcataaaaaatattgatataatcaGGATTAGTCAAAAACggaataaagaaagaaacctTAGGCATGGCCGCTCTTATACATTCACTGAGAATGGCTTCATCGTCCGAATGATTAGGGCTGTCGCCAAAAGGATCATTTTCGTGATCCAATGTTGTATGACACATGGATTTTCGAAGAGCAGGGTTCTTGTTGGCACTTTCTACAGGGGACGATGATGGTGTTCCACATATATTGAATCTCTGTGTTAGCACTTCTGTTTTCTGTACAAAGGGAATGCAACTCGTTGGTGGCGGAGTTATTTGTCTAACCTAAAACAAACATAAGATAGTTAACATTTAAGCACCTGGCAATTGGGGATATAAATACGTCTAATTATTTTTTGATTTGctgaaaagaaattaatttaaaaagtatacacaatattgtttattgtagtaataatatagtataaatatattttatttcatgttATATGGATTAAGAAATGgtatttagtcaactaaattAATAGTTCTTTTTGTTATGATAATCTTCATAACAAGAGCCCATATGCAAGGGAACTTTGCAAAATGTACTTACACATGTAACTGTGTAACTGGGTGTTTAAGTGTTAATATCGAAGATTACTTAAAAAACTTCTCTACAGTTACACGTACTTTCGATATTCCTGACTGAATGCACTCATCAAGAATTTTCTCATCTTCACCAGAGAGATTAGAACTTTCATCTGACAGATCGTTTCTATGGCACTCGACTTCACCCGAAGATTTAGCTTCTTCAATCCTTTCTACATCTTCCTGAACACTCGGCATAGACAAGGCAGAAAGATTTGATTGTGAGCCCACTGGGGAAATATCAGCAGGTGTATCTTCTGTACAATACACATGTACGGTATCTGGAGCAGCAACAACTTCTATTGCGGGCTTGCTAGGTTTCGAAGCTGTCACTGTAGCATCCGCGGAAGTGACAGCAACAGGAACTGAAGGTTCCAGTCTGTTTAAAACTGGTGTTCTCTGACAACGTACCAACATGTTTGATGACTCTGATTGTATGGGTTTCTGGACAGTAGACGTTTTGAAAGATTGTCTATATCTGTAATATACatagttaaaaatattaatattaatgttattaacAAGTGATATTAGTTGATAATGATATCgcatatttattgaaaaaatatcataactgaaaataattcaGTTCTGTGTGTCTTCTATAAACAAATACGTGCAACATGTATATAcacgaacgaataaatatgAATGATTAATGACTAATATATTGCAAACTATTAAAATACCTATTATTTTGTATTCCCATGCTGATACATGCAGCCAACATGTCTTCATTATCTTCATCACCATCACTCACTTGTTCCTGATCCTTCTCAGCTTCTACGTTACTAACTTTTTCTTCCaaagaattttctttaatatcttTATCCAGCTCATTAGATGGTTCTTTCAGTTCATTTTGAGGTTTAGATATAttagaaattttcatttcatcgtCGATAGTTAAAGAACTGAGACTAGTAGCTGTGGAAAATTCAATGGGTGTTGATTCCTCCTTAAATGTGGCAATGTCATCCTCGAAGACACTGGTTCTCAGCGCATGACACTTTGAATATGCTAAAAAATAATATCTGTTAACAAGACTAGTAAGGTATTAAGGACATTTTTactattgtataaataaaaattcttgtGCTTAATCTTTCACTAACGATCAATAGCATTGCATACATAAATGTCGAACAGGCTGTCTTACTGCTTCTTCTGGTATTTTACTTATAAAATCTGTACACTGATTTTTATGATTACGAGGACTTGGAGGGATAGTTTGTGTTGGTGAATCTGGTAATTCACTTGGAGACACAACACCACTGGTCCTGCGACTATTAAACATCAATTTCagtgtaaattataaattttgttacaattattattattttgctgTGATTTGAGAATTACAGGGggaaaaatatgatataaacGTACaattttgttgattttctgattttgatgttatttaataattaaaaccgacatactatataatataacataatcaAAAACAAGAACAACCTGCTTGGTCTAGTACTTTAGCAGTAGGTGACAAATCTatgaagtttattttataatgtttttaaaatcaTTATTCTTCAAAAGAATTGAACATATAGAAActcataattaaatttaataaaaaggCAGTTTTGGTAATATATGATTGTTTGGCCAGGATTTTTTTCACttggattttaaaattattctcatctaagaaataaaaattatgacTTATCATATTTCTCCCTGTGCTCTTTATGAGATTTCTGAAAATTACCTGAAATCACTGATGATGGAGCTACGATCATCATGTATAGAATGCTGCTCAAATCCACTCAATGAACCTAGAGAACTACAACATGAAAACATTAAAGGAGTTTGTTCTGCATAGTAGTCTTGTCTACTGAATGTAACCATTTTGCCTATAACAATCAATGTAACAAATAAAGCCACAATTTTCCATAGCACTTGATAAAAGTTTACACAGTACATTAAAACATAAAACATAGCAAACCTTCTTTGTCTACAACTC
Encoded proteins:
- the LOC126874707 gene encoding adenomatous polyposis coli protein-like isoform X2; the encoded protein is MERNTGQRYEDEITEQPVDYSKKYSERKTENSSRSDRSCKKEFGERDSKVDLFGDYAETDLDQPTDYSLRYAEDDTDDDEKQSPEYFPGSVQEDTVKTYCTEGTPYETPFNFSTATSMSDLRLENAKESVDSQKKHSKKNVELSRKEDLNYEHPMTINCNEDRSLLVEKELESSKTSETCKPNCLSNEKLMNYYQAGTSDGFSRANSLSSLGSAITQRNNVNGIISKEPSTDSSDKADNVSERADRTAASTNINILRIPDETDSSTEGKNSSRVVDKEGKMVTFSRQDYYAEQTPLMFSCCSSLGSLSGFEQHSIHDDRSSIISDFSRRTSGVVSPSELPDSPTQTIPPSPRNHKNQCTDFISKIPEEAVRQPVRHLSYSKCHALRTSVFEDDIATFKEESTPIEFSTATSLSSLTIDDEMKISNISKPQNELKEPSNELDKDIKENSLEEKVSNVEAEKDQEQVSDGDEDNEDMLAACISMGIQNNRYRQSFKTSTVQKPIQSESSNMLVRCQRTPVLNRLEPSVPVAVTSADATVTASKPSKPAIEVVAAPDTVHVYCTEDTPADISPVGSQSNLSALSMPSVQEDVERIEEAKSSGEVECHRNDLSDESSNLSGEDEKILDECIQSGISKVRQITPPPTSCIPFVQKTEVLTQRFNICGTPSSSPVESANKNPALRKSMCHTTLDHENDPFGDSPNHSDDEAILSECIRAAMPKDKHCRKPRRNRR
- the LOC126874707 gene encoding adenomatous polyposis coli protein-like isoform X1; translation: MERNTGQRYEDEITEQPVDYSKKYSERKTENSSRSDRSCKKEFGERDSKVDLFGDYAETDLDQPTDYSLRYAEDDTDDDEKQSPEYFPGSVQEDTVKTYCTEGTPYETPFNFSTATSMSDLRLENAKESVDSQKKHSKKNVELSRKEDLNYEHPMTINCNEDRSLLVEKELESSKTSETCKPNCLSNEKLMNYYQAGTSDGFSRANSLSSLGSAITQRNNVNGIISKEPSTDSSDKADNVSERADRTAASTNINILRIPDETDSSTEGKNSSRVVDKEGKMVTFSRQDYYAEQTPLMFSCCSSLGSLSGFEQHSIHDDRSSIISDFSRRTSGVVSPSELPDSPTQTIPPSPRNHKNQCTDFISKIPEEAVRQPVRHLSYSKCHALRTSVFEDDIATFKEESTPIEFSTATSLSSLTIDDEMKISNISKPQNELKEPSNELDKDIKENSLEEKVSNVEAEKDQEQVSDGDEDNEDMLAACISMGIQNNRYRQSFKTSTVQKPIQSESSNMLVRCQRTPVLNRLEPSVPVAVTSADATVTASKPSKPAIEVVAAPDTVHVYCTEDTPADISPVGSQSNLSALSMPSVQEDVERIEEAKSSGEVECHRNDLSDESSNLSGEDEKILDECIQSGISKVRQITPPPTSCIPFVQKTEVLTQRFNICGTPSSSPVESANKNPALRKSMCHTTLDHENDPFGDSPNHSDDEAILSECIRAAMPKVKLNISTLIGQALPQTAEKSKVTASRKPSSSSSTSYRQPGYIEDNKHQSKKSAPFEDNLGLSEEEEDIMLAQCIKSGMPKALNVSSNSSLVSVKKQPEYSKTRNISSTSYYYVNKPHLFGNTVVQTQPSHKPIENDLSLHKGTSCTFHSMKVQENRKHIVKNSGINTYERTNRMALYTKKFSQSEHENNNMNENILSTSRSEIPNCRSPILNGENDDDELRRNTTKSNVVPSRHSSVSSLSEESSLGSIEEWAFLELCISSGMPRNKYRLKGMKNTEGNVNEDSCSICSYNSYVCKT